The Planctomycetia bacterium genome window below encodes:
- a CDS encoding purine-nucleoside phosphorylase, which yields MNGLYEQIQEAAQVIRSRWKGQPKIGVILGTGLGGLEADIQTDVTIPYRELPHFPVSTVESHAGKLLCGKIAGKEVVAMAGRFHQYEGYSLQQVTFPVRVMKALGVEILIVSNACGGMNPQFTKGDLMLIEDQINLLGDNPLIGKNDDRLGPRFPDMCDAYDRELLKLAETICRNERIPFQKGVYVAVTGPNLETRAEYRFLRGIGADVVGMSTVPEVIVCRHAGIRVLGISIVTDMCLPDALQPVALPEILETARHAEVKLRTLVQKVIESL from the coding sequence ATGAACGGCCTTTACGAACAGATTCAGGAAGCAGCCCAGGTCATTCGATCACGCTGGAAGGGGCAACCTAAAATCGGCGTCATCCTTGGCACAGGACTCGGCGGCCTGGAAGCAGATATTCAGACCGATGTTACCATTCCCTATCGTGAGTTGCCTCATTTTCCGGTATCCACCGTTGAATCGCATGCAGGCAAACTACTTTGTGGCAAGATCGCAGGCAAAGAAGTAGTAGCCATGGCTGGCCGCTTCCATCAGTACGAAGGATACAGCCTGCAGCAGGTGACCTTCCCGGTTCGTGTCATGAAAGCGCTGGGTGTCGAAATTCTGATCGTCAGCAATGCCTGTGGCGGTATGAACCCACAATTTACCAAGGGCGATCTGATGCTGATTGAAGATCAGATCAATCTGCTGGGCGATAATCCCCTCATCGGCAAGAATGATGATCGGCTGGGGCCACGCTTTCCCGATATGTGTGATGCCTATGATCGGGAACTGTTGAAGCTGGCTGAAACCATCTGCAGAAACGAACGCATACCGTTCCAGAAAGGCGTTTACGTGGCAGTCACGGGTCCAAACCTGGAAACCCGCGCCGAGTATCGCTTTCTGCGAGGCATCGGGGCTGATGTGGTGGGTATGTCTACAGTCCCCGAAGTGATTGTCTGCCGACATGCAGGCATTCGCGTGCTGGGCATTTCCATAGTCACAGATATGTGTCTGCCTGATGCATTGCAACCAGTGGCTTTACCGGAAATTCTGGAAACAGCCAGGCATGCGGAAGTGAAGCTGCGAACGCTGGTTCAGAAAGTGATTGAATCGCTCTAG
- a CDS encoding 50S ribosome-binding GTPase produces MPANLTPQYNMAEEEYKKAKTSDEKLVLLKKMFQLLPKHKGTEKIQKDLKTKMSVLREEIEKKKATPAKTHTIAKIPRQGAGQIVILGAPNVGKSSIITQVTKATSPVAPYPFTTREPYPGMMETEEVRIQLIDLPPITKDHLESWQANMIRNADAAILVIDLGDDDGLTATQEVLDRLADAHIKLAFSDEVDADPEFDWTRCMVVGNKMDLPDADFRRELYADLVGGNTQWTCISCTTGAGVEEFKKAVFQRLQLLRVYSKQPGKPLVKKDPFTVPDGSTIIDLAESIHQDLAKTFKHARIWGTGVIDGQTVSRDHELHDLDVVEIHA; encoded by the coding sequence ATGCCAGCGAATCTGACTCCACAGTACAACATGGCTGAAGAGGAATACAAGAAAGCCAAAACCAGCGATGAAAAGCTGGTGCTGCTGAAGAAGATGTTTCAACTGCTGCCTAAGCACAAGGGGACGGAGAAGATTCAAAAAGATCTAAAGACCAAAATGTCGGTTCTGCGGGAAGAGATCGAAAAGAAAAAAGCAACGCCAGCCAAAACCCATACCATTGCGAAAATTCCACGACAGGGTGCCGGCCAGATAGTCATTCTGGGTGCCCCGAATGTTGGTAAAAGCAGCATCATCACCCAGGTAACCAAAGCTACTTCGCCAGTTGCTCCGTATCCGTTCACCACTCGCGAGCCTTATCCAGGCATGATGGAAACGGAGGAGGTGCGAATTCAATTAATCGATTTGCCACCCATTACTAAAGATCATCTCGAAAGCTGGCAGGCCAACATGATCCGCAATGCCGACGCAGCCATCCTGGTGATTGATCTGGGTGATGACGATGGTTTGACTGCAACTCAGGAAGTGCTGGATCGATTGGCTGACGCTCATATCAAACTGGCGTTCAGCGACGAGGTAGATGCTGACCCTGAATTTGATTGGACTCGTTGCATGGTGGTTGGCAATAAGATGGATTTGCCCGATGCAGACTTCCGACGCGAACTCTATGCCGATCTAGTAGGTGGCAACACGCAATGGACCTGTATCTCGTGCACCACAGGTGCTGGGGTGGAAGAATTCAAGAAAGCAGTATTTCAGAGATTGCAACTGCTCCGTGTTTACAGCAAGCAGCCCGGCAAGCCACTGGTCAAGAAAGATCCATTCACTGTGCCCGATGGCAGCACGATCATCGATCTCGCAGAATCCATCCACCAGGATTTAGCCAAGACATTCAAGCATGCCCGCATCTGGGGCACAGGCGTGATCGATGGTCAGACCGTCAGCCGGGATCATGAACTGCATGATCTTGATGTGGTGGAGATACACGCGTGA
- a CDS encoding CoA-binding protein — MNDSDTKQLLQNTRTIAVVGMSDKPHRASHHVAAYMKAQGYRIIPVNPTLTSVLGERCYPTLRDIPEPVDMVDVFRKSDAVPSIVDDAIAIGAKSVWMQEGVIHQDAADQASDAGLLVVMDRCILKEHERLM; from the coding sequence ATGAATGATTCTGACACCAAACAACTGCTGCAGAATACGAGAACGATTGCAGTGGTCGGCATGTCCGACAAGCCACACCGTGCCAGCCATCACGTGGCTGCTTACATGAAAGCGCAGGGTTATCGCATCATCCCGGTTAACCCGACACTTACTTCGGTGCTTGGAGAACGATGCTATCCCACGCTTCGCGATATCCCGGAACCAGTAGATATGGTAGACGTCTTCAGAAAATCAGATGCTGTACCATCTATTGTTGATGATGCCATCGCCATTGGCGCGAAATCAGTCTGGATGCAGGAGGGAGTAATTCACCAGGACGCTGCTGACCAGGCCAGTGATGCAGGTCTGCTGGTGGTCATGGATCGCTGCATTCTGAAAGAGCATGAACGGTTGATGTAA
- a CDS encoding GNAT family N-acetyltransferase, producing the protein MNTLDKYLLNRRSHVLPEIHIRHRDYVLRLATSEAERRAAYRLRFEVFNLELKEGLDSAYSTGEDIDPFDAVCEHLIVEHFPSSRIVGTYRMQSGRTALLCKGYYSELEFDFTPYESIRDEVIELGRACVHQDFRSYDVINLLWHGISRFAQEVGARYLIGCSSLTSQDALEGWSTYARLQQHLAPEWLQTLPTETYRLPLLTAPLPEELPDPPKLLRMYLMIGAYICGEPAIDRDFKTIDFLTLLDLEHLTPSFRTRYLGRRD; encoded by the coding sequence ATGAACACATTAGACAAATACCTGCTGAATCGACGTTCGCACGTATTGCCAGAGATCCATATTCGCCACCGCGATTATGTGCTGCGACTGGCAACCAGCGAGGCAGAACGGCGTGCTGCCTATCGACTTCGCTTTGAGGTTTTCAATCTGGAACTGAAGGAAGGGCTCGATTCAGCCTACTCCACCGGCGAAGACATTGATCCGTTTGATGCAGTGTGTGAACACCTGATTGTTGAGCATTTTCCCTCATCACGCATTGTGGGAACTTACCGCATGCAATCCGGCCGAACCGCCCTGCTCTGCAAAGGATATTACAGCGAACTGGAGTTTGATTTTACGCCTTACGAATCAATTAGGGATGAAGTCATCGAATTGGGTCGTGCGTGTGTGCATCAGGATTTTCGCAGTTACGATGTCATCAACCTGCTATGGCACGGCATTTCCCGGTTTGCCCAGGAAGTTGGTGCGCGATACCTGATCGGTTGCTCCTCACTTACCTCGCAAGACGCACTGGAAGGCTGGTCAACCTATGCCCGTCTCCAGCAACACCTTGCTCCAGAATGGCTGCAAACACTACCCACAGAAACCTATCGACTGCCATTGCTCACCGCGCCATTGCCGGAAGAACTTCCTGACCCACCCAAGCTGCTCCGCATGTATCTGATGATCGGGGCTTATATCTGTGGCGAACCTGCCATTGATCGTGATTTCAAGACGATTGATTTCCTGACGTTGCTTGACCTGGAACATCTGACCCCGAGTTTCCGCACACGTTACCTGGGACGACGAGATTAG
- a CDS encoding NAD(+)/NADH kinase codes for MMKLIIFGYFNKPEVRSELDRLRPLLQTQQILKEIDLAEPDQRDHSPADLALVLGGDGTILRAAQYMGYQQMPTLGINLGKLGFLADVKQQEASKVLSHLFSHGFAITEHLMIECTVTGGGARHKMLGLNEMVIHADPPLHLIHIDLSIDQETVATFSGDGLIVSTPIGSTGHNLSAGGPIMRQELAAFVITPICAHALTYRPLVDSADRVLGIALHPGSNPAVISIDGQIQLPVTSEHRVVIRQAPVKFRRVRVPERSYYSTLREKLYWAVQPHEKIERTN; via the coding sequence ATGATGAAACTGATTATTTTTGGTTATTTCAACAAGCCCGAAGTGCGTTCCGAACTGGATCGGCTGCGGCCTTTACTTCAGACGCAGCAAATCCTCAAGGAAATTGATCTCGCCGAGCCTGACCAGCGCGATCATTCACCAGCGGATCTGGCACTGGTGCTGGGTGGCGATGGAACGATATTGCGTGCGGCTCAATATATGGGCTATCAGCAGATGCCTACGTTAGGAATCAATCTGGGAAAGCTCGGTTTTCTTGCCGATGTCAAACAGCAGGAAGCCAGCAAGGTATTATCCCATCTTTTTTCGCACGGGTTTGCCATTACGGAACATCTGATGATTGAATGTACCGTTACCGGCGGTGGTGCCAGACACAAGATGCTGGGTTTGAATGAAATGGTTATCCATGCTGATCCACCACTTCATCTGATCCACATTGACCTCTCAATCGATCAGGAAACGGTGGCTACCTTCAGTGGCGATGGGCTGATTGTCAGCACACCCATCGGCTCAACGGGGCATAATCTTTCCGCCGGTGGGCCAATCATGCGACAGGAGCTGGCTGCCTTTGTCATCACTCCCATTTGTGCCCATGCACTAACTTATCGACCGCTGGTTGACAGTGCTGATCGAGTGTTGGGCATCGCATTGCACCCCGGTTCAAACCCGGCAGTGATCAGCATTGATGGGCAAATACAGTTGCCTGTAACTTCAGAACATCGAGTAGTGATCAGGCAGGCACCCGTGAAGTTTCGTCGTGTCAGAGTTCCTGAACGGAGTTACTACAGCACGTTGCGTGAAAAGCTCTATTGGGCTGTGCAGCCTCACGAAAAAATAGAACGAACCAACTGA
- a CDS encoding glucose-1-phosphate adenylyltransferase — translation MKDVISLILGGGQGTRLYPLTKYRSKPAVPIGGKYRLIDIPISNCLNSGLNRIYVLTQFLSASLHQHITRSYNFDVFGGGFVEILAAQQTMDSTSWYEGTADAIRRNLQYIDQPGTREALILSGDQLYRMEYEKLIETHRKNNADITIAVIPVERSAASALGIMKLAEDGRVTAFVEKPKTDELLDQHRTPASSIERNGIAAKGREYLASMGIYLFKKEVLIDHLRDPLNTDFGKHVIPNSIKERKVQGFLFDGYWEDVGTIAAYFDASLLLTHDKPPFYFQSEDGPIFTRRRFLPASKVMSATISRALLSDGCLIQEGAVVEHSIIGVRSIIGKKAVVKDCIIIGADRYESDEERSKVTPHFPHIGIGDGSHVERAIVDKNVRIGKNVRILNEKKLQDCDAPLYCIRDGIVVIAKDTVIPDGTII, via the coding sequence ATGAAAGATGTGATCAGCTTGATTCTGGGTGGAGGACAGGGCACCAGGCTCTATCCTCTTACGAAATATCGCAGTAAACCCGCGGTACCCATCGGGGGCAAATACCGCCTGATCGACATTCCCATCAGCAACTGCCTGAACTCTGGTCTCAATCGTATTTACGTGTTAACGCAATTTCTCTCGGCAAGTCTTCATCAACATATCACACGCAGTTATAACTTTGATGTGTTTGGCGGTGGCTTTGTCGAAATCCTGGCTGCCCAGCAGACCATGGATTCCACCAGTTGGTATGAAGGCACCGCTGATGCGATTCGCCGTAATTTGCAATACATCGATCAGCCTGGCACTCGAGAAGCATTGATCCTTTCAGGTGATCAGCTTTATCGCATGGAATATGAAAAGCTGATTGAAACGCATCGGAAAAACAATGCTGACATAACCATTGCCGTTATCCCCGTAGAGCGAAGTGCTGCTTCAGCATTAGGCATTATGAAACTGGCAGAGGATGGTCGCGTAACAGCATTTGTGGAAAAACCGAAAACCGATGAACTGCTCGATCAGCATCGCACGCCAGCTTCATCTATTGAACGGAACGGCATTGCAGCTAAGGGCCGTGAATACCTGGCCAGCATGGGTATTTACCTCTTCAAGAAAGAAGTTTTGATCGATCATCTGCGTGATCCCTTGAACACCGACTTCGGCAAACATGTCATCCCCAACAGTATTAAAGAACGGAAAGTACAAGGCTTTCTTTTCGATGGTTACTGGGAAGATGTCGGCACCATAGCCGCCTATTTTGATGCGAGCCTTCTGCTTACGCACGATAAGCCGCCATTTTATTTTCAAAGCGAAGATGGCCCGATTTTCACCAGGCGTCGGTTTCTACCTGCTTCCAAGGTCATGTCTGCCACCATCAGTCGGGCATTGCTGAGCGATGGCTGCCTGATTCAGGAAGGTGCTGTGGTGGAACACTCCATCATCGGTGTGCGCAGCATCATTGGCAAAAAGGCTGTTGTAAAAGACTGTATCATCATTGGGGCAGACCGTTACGAGTCGGACGAAGAGAGATCTAAAGTAACGCCACATTTCCCGCATATCGGTATCGGCGACGGTTCCCATGTGGAACGCGCCATTGTCGATAAGAATGTGCGCATCGGCAAAAATGTCCGCATCCTCAACGAGAAAAAACTGCAGGACTGTGATGCACCGCTTTACTGCATTCGCGATGGTATCGTTGTCATTGCCAAGGATACTGTGATTCCAGATGGCACTATTATCTGA
- a CDS encoding DUF1761 domain-containing protein has product MTLELPPVNLLAVIVAGLVAFFLGAVWYSALFGKMWLRYHGYTPEQVKEMQRQRPPHIFFGTMLLAYWLMATMLAFLLYWIKAEHWLDGVAVAVVVWGILQAVAMTDYITSKKRIEIYFIDGLFQFCFLILSAIVLTLWK; this is encoded by the coding sequence ATGACGCTGGAGTTACCACCAGTCAACTTGCTGGCTGTGATTGTTGCCGGGCTGGTTGCATTCTTTCTCGGAGCAGTCTGGTATAGCGCGCTATTCGGCAAAATGTGGCTGCGCTATCATGGCTACACGCCGGAGCAGGTCAAGGAAATGCAAAGGCAGCGTCCGCCACACATTTTCTTTGGCACCATGCTGCTGGCCTACTGGCTGATGGCAACCATGCTGGCTTTTCTGCTCTACTGGATTAAGGCGGAACACTGGCTCGATGGTGTTGCAGTTGCTGTCGTCGTCTGGGGCATCTTGCAGGCAGTTGCCATGACTGATTACATCACGAGTAAGAAACGTATTGAAATCTATTTCATCGATGGATTGTTTCAGTTCTGCTTTCTTATTCTATCTGCGATTGTCCTGACGCTCTGGAAATAG
- a CDS encoding TolC family protein, whose protein sequence is MRRLDRWRWLATRLAALGSTLLVCGALGCTQHHFMTEADYKNLNKQALCGVTGPACEEPADMLRSPEKGDIRTILSPDAKARDITLAECIAIALERGRTGENFRNFSQGGLPLFSGPQGGQVSQSDAIRVFAYDPAIRAIDIEQALAKFDAFFRSGMTWNKVDRPIGTALASFQGAFAGVTAIAQDTASFQNALLKPLPTGGLAGISFNMDYEYSNLNARVNPSYQPVTSLSVEQPLLRNAGVGINELLDSHPGSVRAQVPTGGRVPGILLSRINTEQSVIDFERRVMNLCYVVEEAYWRLEEAFWIKYSREIALRQALESWNIANAKYKAGSATLLELKTVETQYRSFQSQYVQALGGILEAERRLRYLVGLPAEDGTRLIPADTPTEAPFRPDSSAAIQEALSERPDLKQSRLEIQRSHFEVLRTENGLLPDLRAFANYDVQGLGNRLDGGDASNAFNPMLRNQFQNWSVGLSYTMQLGFRNEHSEVQRAKFQLMQRAIALEENETRVIFELTQIIRQLIEFHRVIEVAVGQRKAAAEVVKLRYQAYKAGKETINFLLESQRDLAEALRQEHSAIANYNIALASFEAVKGSILAHNNVKIMDGPLPECVQARASEHIRQRMGAAVIVESGSGPLFEKTGGMITPNLPENKPVSAKTMNEAVKDLGALPVKPTDDLPILTDIQELPPLPEKK, encoded by the coding sequence ATGCGTCGCTTGGATCGGTGGCGGTGGTTGGCGACCAGACTGGCTGCATTGGGCAGTACACTCCTGGTCTGTGGTGCGTTGGGTTGCACCCAACATCATTTCATGACCGAGGCTGATTACAAGAACCTCAATAAGCAGGCCTTATGCGGCGTAACCGGCCCTGCGTGTGAAGAACCTGCAGATATGCTTCGTTCACCTGAAAAAGGTGATATTCGTACTATTCTTTCACCTGATGCCAAAGCTCGTGACATTACCCTGGCCGAGTGCATCGCGATCGCATTGGAACGTGGTCGAACCGGTGAAAACTTCCGCAACTTCAGTCAGGGTGGCTTGCCACTATTCTCCGGCCCGCAAGGTGGTCAGGTAAGTCAGTCGGATGCGATCAGAGTCTTTGCCTATGATCCTGCCATTCGTGCAATCGATATCGAACAGGCGCTAGCCAAGTTCGATGCATTCTTCCGCAGCGGAATGACCTGGAACAAGGTTGATCGGCCTATTGGTACAGCTCTGGCATCATTCCAGGGAGCGTTTGCCGGCGTGACTGCCATTGCCCAGGACACTGCATCCTTTCAAAATGCCTTGCTGAAACCCCTGCCAACCGGTGGACTGGCAGGCATTTCATTCAATATGGATTATGAATATTCCAATCTGAATGCTCGTGTCAATCCATCCTATCAGCCTGTAACTTCATTAAGTGTTGAACAACCATTGTTGCGTAATGCTGGTGTTGGGATCAACGAACTGCTCGATTCTCATCCTGGCAGTGTGCGTGCACAGGTTCCAACAGGCGGTCGTGTACCAGGCATTCTGCTTAGCCGTATCAATACTGAACAGTCAGTCATCGACTTTGAACGCCGGGTCATGAATCTCTGTTATGTTGTGGAAGAAGCCTACTGGCGACTGGAAGAAGCATTCTGGATCAAGTACAGCCGGGAAATCGCATTGCGACAGGCCCTGGAATCATGGAACATCGCCAACGCCAAGTACAAGGCAGGCAGTGCAACACTACTGGAACTGAAAACGGTTGAAACACAGTACCGCAGTTTTCAAAGTCAGTATGTGCAAGCGTTGGGTGGTATCCTCGAAGCTGAACGAAGATTGCGCTACCTGGTTGGCCTGCCCGCGGAAGATGGCACCCGTCTGATACCGGCAGACACTCCGACCGAAGCGCCTTTCCGACCCGATTCATCAGCAGCCATACAGGAAGCGCTCTCCGAACGGCCTGACCTGAAACAAAGCAGGTTGGAAATTCAACGCAGCCATTTTGAAGTATTGCGAACTGAAAACGGACTGCTGCCTGACTTGCGGGCCTTTGCCAATTATGACGTACAGGGACTGGGAAACAGGCTGGATGGTGGAGACGCTTCTAATGCCTTTAACCCCATGCTGCGTAACCAGTTCCAGAACTGGAGCGTAGGCTTATCTTACACCATGCAACTAGGCTTCCGCAACGAGCACAGTGAAGTACAGCGTGCGAAATTCCAACTCATGCAGCGAGCCATTGCACTGGAAGAAAATGAAACGAGGGTGATCTTTGAATTGACACAGATCATCAGGCAACTGATCGAATTCCACCGCGTGATCGAAGTAGCAGTGGGCCAGCGTAAAGCTGCTGCTGAAGTGGTAAAACTCCGTTACCAGGCTTACAAAGCGGGTAAGGAAACGATCAACTTCCTGCTGGAATCGCAGCGTGATCTGGCGGAAGCGCTGCGTCAGGAGCATAGTGCTATTGCCAATTACAACATTGCACTGGCCAGCTTTGAAGCGGTCAAGGGTTCCATCCTGGCTCACAATAATGTCAAGATCATGGATGGTCCACTTCCAGAGTGTGTGCAGGCAAGAGCCAGCGAGCATATCCGGCAGCGAATGGGAGCTGCAGTGATCGTGGAATCAGGCTCTGGTCCACTGTTCGAAAAAACGGGTGGCATGATCACACCCAATCTGCCTGAGAACAAACCGGTTTCTGCGAAAACGATGAATGAGGCAGTAAAAGACCTGGGGGCATTACCGGTAAAACCAACTGATGATCTGCCGATACTCACTGATATTCAGGAGTTGCCACCTTTGCCGGAAAAGAAGTAA
- a CDS encoding DNA-3-methyladenine glycosylase 2 family protein, with the protein MPPIVHYLPDALRTLQRDRSLKKIIQQVGEFQPRPTPPRDYFPILVNSIVSQMLSLKAAATIQQRLRDRLKPGKVEPAGMLRITIEELKKVGLSTTKAQAMHDLARRTLEGVLPLKSFTKLENHDIIEHLVEVRGIGRWTAEMFLMFGLVRPDVWPIDDLGLRAAVKRLDRLKDMPDKKYMLSRGEVYAPYRTVASWYLWQSLKLPE; encoded by the coding sequence ATGCCGCCAATCGTACATTATTTGCCCGATGCATTACGGACCCTTCAACGAGACAGATCTCTGAAGAAAATCATTCAGCAGGTAGGTGAGTTCCAGCCTCGACCTACACCGCCCCGAGATTATTTCCCCATTCTGGTCAACTCCATAGTCAGCCAGATGTTATCGCTTAAGGCTGCAGCTACTATTCAGCAAAGGCTGAGAGATCGCCTGAAGCCAGGAAAAGTTGAGCCAGCGGGGATGCTGCGAATCACCATTGAGGAATTGAAAAAGGTGGGCCTTTCAACCACTAAGGCCCAGGCCATGCATGATCTGGCACGTCGAACCCTGGAGGGAGTTTTGCCACTCAAAAGCTTTACCAAACTGGAAAACCATGACATCATTGAACATCTGGTCGAAGTACGAGGAATAGGTCGCTGGACAGCTGAAATGTTCCTGATGTTTGGACTGGTACGGCCTGATGTCTGGCCTATTGATGATTTAGGTCTGCGAGCAGCGGTCAAAAGACTCGATAGACTGAAGGACATGCCTGATAAGAAGTACATGCTTAGCCGTGGTGAAGTCTATGCACCCTATCGCACGGTAGCAAGTTGGTATCTCTGGCAAAGTTTGAAATTGCCCGAATAA
- the rsmH gene encoding 16S rRNA (cytosine(1402)-N(4))-methyltransferase RsmH: MRRSTPQGEHIPVLLEDVLTVLQPQPGEIVFDGTIGYAGHASELLHEVGPQGRLIGTDFDPVNLQNARLRLEQEGSTFHLEHGNYASIQTILGKLGIDGVDMLLVDLGMSSMQVDDPARGFSYVREGPLDMRMDPTRGKTAADLLMTLSEQELTEALETIGDEPNAAVIAKAIVTHRQTEIFSTTVELSRLIGHAVGQPVDREQGRKLRKGKKQWEIHPAARTFQVLRILVNRELANLEHLLRILPEVLKPGGRAAIISFHSGEDRRVKRAFKEGFAAGWYTAIADEPVRPRFDEQRRNPRSRSAKLRWAIKA, encoded by the coding sequence ATGCGTCGCAGTACGCCACAAGGCGAACATATTCCGGTCTTGCTCGAAGATGTGTTGACTGTTCTTCAGCCTCAACCGGGTGAAATCGTCTTCGATGGAACAATCGGGTATGCTGGCCATGCAAGTGAGTTGCTGCATGAGGTTGGTCCTCAGGGCAGGCTGATCGGTACCGACTTCGATCCAGTTAATCTGCAGAATGCCCGTTTACGACTTGAGCAAGAAGGTTCGACATTCCATCTCGAACACGGAAACTATGCTTCTATTCAAACGATCTTAGGCAAGCTTGGGATAGACGGCGTAGACATGCTGCTGGTAGACCTCGGAATGTCCAGCATGCAGGTCGATGATCCAGCACGAGGCTTTTCCTACGTTCGTGAAGGTCCGCTCGATATGAGGATGGACCCGACACGGGGCAAAACAGCAGCTGACCTGCTCATGACACTCTCGGAACAGGAATTGACCGAGGCTCTGGAGACCATTGGCGACGAACCTAACGCAGCCGTTATTGCCAAGGCCATTGTCACGCACAGGCAGACTGAAATATTCAGTACCACGGTAGAGCTCAGTCGGCTTATTGGCCATGCTGTTGGTCAGCCTGTCGACCGTGAGCAGGGGCGCAAACTTCGCAAAGGTAAAAAACAATGGGAGATCCATCCTGCAGCTCGCACCTTTCAGGTGTTGCGTATTCTGGTTAATCGCGAACTGGCCAACCTGGAACATCTGCTGAGAATACTTCCTGAAGTCTTGAAGCCGGGTGGAAGGGCTGCCATCATCAGTTTTCACAGTGGCGAAGATCGGCGCGTCAAACGTGCGTTTAAGGAGGGATTTGCAGCGGGATGGTATACAGCCATTGCCGACGAGCCTGTTCGTCCTCGCTTTGATGAACAGCGACGCAACCCCCGCTCGCGATCAGCGAAATTGCGTTGGGCTATCAAGGCATAA
- a CDS encoding proline racemase family protein produces MISLEYVDSHTGGEPTRIIIGGAPVLPGKNVAEQRLALRDQYDWIRSASVNEPRGSNVLVGALLLPALENHHAAGIIFFNNVSVLNMCGHGTIGLLATLKYLDRIKPGRHGIETCVGTVEAILHNSNRVTVRNVPSYRFRKDVAIDVSGYGRVVGDIAWGGNWFFLVHQHKEQLELKHAEKLLHVTWQIRLALEAAGITGKDGGEIDHIELFGPSSQADSKNFVLCPGRAYDRSPCGTGTSAKLACLAADGKLKPGQVWKQESIIGSVFEGTYELEGDCIIPSITGEAFITGRGVLLLDDKDPYRDGIVAR; encoded by the coding sequence ATGATCTCGCTGGAATATGTTGATTCTCATACTGGTGGCGAACCAACCCGCATCATCATTGGCGGTGCACCGGTCTTGCCTGGAAAGAATGTCGCAGAACAACGTCTTGCTCTTCGAGATCAATACGATTGGATTCGATCTGCGTCGGTCAATGAACCACGAGGTTCCAATGTACTGGTGGGCGCCTTACTGTTACCCGCCTTGGAGAATCATCATGCAGCGGGGATCATCTTCTTCAACAATGTCAGTGTGTTGAACATGTGTGGTCACGGCACCATTGGTCTGCTGGCAACGCTGAAATACCTTGACCGCATTAAGCCAGGTCGACACGGCATCGAAACCTGCGTGGGTACGGTGGAAGCCATCCTGCACAATTCGAACCGTGTTACCGTTCGCAATGTTCCCAGCTATCGTTTCCGAAAAGACGTAGCGATTGATGTTTCAGGCTATGGGAGAGTCGTGGGCGATATTGCCTGGGGAGGAAACTGGTTCTTCCTGGTTCATCAGCACAAGGAACAACTGGAGCTCAAGCATGCAGAAAAATTGCTCCACGTTACCTGGCAGATTCGTCTGGCTCTTGAAGCAGCGGGCATCACAGGTAAAGACGGCGGAGAGATCGATCACATAGAACTGTTTGGCCCCAGTTCGCAAGCCGACAGTAAGAACTTTGTACTCTGTCCAGGCAGGGCCTACGATCGATCTCCCTGTGGAACGGGTACCAGTGCGAAGCTGGCCTGTCTGGCTGCAGATGGGAAATTGAAACCGGGACAGGTTTGGAAACAGGAAAGCATTATTGGCAGTGTATTTGAAGGCACCTACGAGCTGGAGGGCGATTGCATCATCCCCAGCATCACCGGTGAAGCATTTATCACCGGCCGAGGTGTTTTGCTGCTGGACGACAAAGATCCCTATCGTGACGGGATCGTTGCTCGTTAG